One window of the Candidatus Izemoplasmatales bacterium genome contains the following:
- a CDS encoding amidase family protein, which produces MKEYTLDQLRLRLRRGTVSSQDLVVAYQNRIARYDRNGPRLNSVACLNPDAMKDAARLDRERARGKIRGPLHGIPILLKDNIGTKGAMPTTASSFALADLFTGEDAFLVRKLRRAGAIILGKTNLSEWAYFMSIDKMPSGYGSLNGQVKHPYSEKIDPLGSSTGSAVAVAANLIPIAVGTETNGSLTAPAKQNLIATIKPTLGLVSRRGVIPITHLQDTAGPLCRTVRDCALLLEAMAGTDPGDPATKSASRHRERYSDACGRPLAGMRIGLLSFSNYPDDAVEKEILAEARRLFEQTGAVVVELSIEAVRMDNYRTMVHEFKQDLNAYLKTVEGKTPIRSLSDVIAFNEAHAECCLKHGQTILVEAEKTIGDLSEPDYPAWRKELLEQADAPFALMREHRLDVIVSAKRTGYAPIAGHPCMSVPARPLADDEPRSLNLLGRKWGESDLIRVADFYEKSGIRRLPPDLRHR; this is translated from the coding sequence ATGAAGGAATACACACTGGATCAGTTGCGACTTCGGCTTCGACGCGGAACCGTCAGTTCGCAGGACCTCGTCGTCGCGTATCAGAATCGGATCGCCCGCTACGATCGGAACGGCCCGAGGCTCAACAGCGTCGCCTGCCTCAACCCCGACGCCATGAAGGACGCCGCCCGCCTCGATCGCGAACGCGCCCGCGGAAAAATCCGCGGACCGCTCCATGGCATCCCGATCCTGCTCAAGGACAACATCGGCACGAAGGGAGCCATGCCGACGACGGCCTCGTCGTTCGCCCTCGCCGACCTCTTCACCGGCGAGGACGCCTTCCTCGTCAGGAAGCTGCGCCGCGCCGGCGCGATCATCCTCGGAAAGACGAACCTGTCCGAATGGGCCTACTTCATGTCGATCGACAAAATGCCGTCCGGCTACGGCTCCCTCAACGGCCAGGTGAAGCATCCCTATTCCGAAAAAATCGATCCGCTCGGCTCCTCGACCGGATCCGCGGTCGCCGTGGCGGCGAACCTGATTCCGATCGCCGTCGGCACCGAGACCAACGGTTCGCTGACGGCCCCCGCCAAGCAGAACCTGATCGCGACGATCAAGCCCACGCTCGGCCTCGTCTCCCGAAGGGGCGTCATCCCGATCACGCACCTGCAGGATACCGCCGGTCCGCTCTGTCGGACCGTGAGGGACTGCGCCCTTCTGCTCGAGGCGATGGCCGGAACCGACCCGGGCGATCCCGCGACCAAGTCCGCCTCGCGCCATCGGGAACGCTACTCGGATGCCTGCGGCCGTCCGCTCGCAGGGATGCGCATCGGGTTGCTCTCGTTTTCCAACTATCCGGACGACGCGGTCGAAAAGGAGATCCTCGCGGAAGCGCGAAGACTTTTCGAACAGACTGGCGCGGTCGTCGTCGAACTGTCGATCGAAGCGGTCCGGATGGACAACTACCGCACGATGGTCCACGAGTTCAAGCAGGATCTGAACGCCTATCTGAAGACGGTCGAAGGCAAGACCCCGATCCGTTCTCTTTCCGACGTCATCGCCTTCAACGAGGCGCACGCGGAATGCTGCCTCAAGCACGGTCAGACCATCCTCGTGGAAGCCGAGAAGACGATCGGCGATTTGTCCGAACCCGACTATCCCGCCTGGCGGAAGGAATTGCTCGAACAGGCGGACGCGCCCTTCGCCCTCATGCGCGAACACCGTCTCGACGTGATCGTCTCCGCCAAGCGGACCGGATACGCGCCGATCGCCGGACATCCGTGCATGTCGGTGCCGGCACGCCCGCTCGCCGACGACGAGCCGCGGAGCCTGAACCTCCTCGGCCGCAAATGGGGCGAGTCCGACCTGATCCGGGTCGCGGACTTCTACGAAAAATCGGGGATCCGGCGGCTTCCTCCCGATCTGCGTCATCGATGA
- the trpB gene encoding tryptophan synthase subunit beta produces the protein MHNHEFGIYGGQYLPADILAAVREVERAYDTYKNDPAFLKEFRDLLANYANRPSLLYFAKNMTADLGGAKIYLKREDLNHTGAHKINNVLGQALLAKRMGKKRVIAETGAGQHGVATATACALFGLDCEIYMGEEDTVRQALNVARMEFLGARVHPVTTGTKTLKDAVDAAFMDFATHLETTYYLIGSAVGPHPYPTMVRDFQKVIGEEIRSQILADEGKLPNLVVACVGGGSNAIGAFYDFLKEPDVRLLGCEAAGRGLDTPYHAATLTLGRDGVFHGMYTRFVQDDRGEALPVYSLSPGLDYPGVGPEHVQLATTGRAVYVAITDDEAVAAFRYLSRTEGIIPAIESAHAVAGAMKAARTMRKDQVVVVNLSGRGDKDVEQITDYLKRKPDPVGFGE, from the coding sequence ATGCATAACCATGAATTCGGCATCTACGGCGGCCAGTATCTGCCCGCCGACATCCTCGCCGCGGTCCGGGAAGTGGAACGCGCATACGACACATACAAGAACGATCCGGCCTTCCTGAAGGAATTCCGCGACCTCCTCGCAAACTACGCCAACCGGCCCTCGCTTCTCTATTTCGCGAAGAACATGACCGCCGACCTCGGCGGCGCGAAGATCTATCTGAAGCGCGAAGACCTGAACCACACCGGCGCCCACAAGATCAACAACGTCCTCGGTCAGGCCCTGCTCGCGAAGCGGATGGGCAAGAAGCGCGTCATCGCGGAGACCGGCGCCGGCCAGCACGGCGTCGCGACGGCGACGGCGTGCGCCCTCTTCGGTCTCGACTGTGAGATCTACATGGGCGAAGAGGACACCGTCCGGCAGGCGCTCAACGTCGCCCGGATGGAATTTCTCGGCGCGAGGGTCCATCCCGTGACGACCGGCACGAAGACGCTCAAGGACGCGGTCGACGCGGCCTTCATGGATTTTGCGACCCATCTCGAAACGACCTATTACCTGATCGGTTCGGCGGTCGGTCCGCATCCCTACCCGACGATGGTGCGCGACTTCCAGAAGGTCATCGGCGAGGAGATCAGATCGCAGATCCTCGCCGACGAGGGGAAGCTTCCCAACCTCGTCGTCGCCTGCGTCGGCGGCGGATCGAACGCCATCGGCGCCTTCTACGATTTCCTGAAGGAACCGGACGTGCGCCTGCTCGGCTGCGAGGCCGCCGGCAGGGGTCTCGACACGCCCTACCACGCGGCGACGCTCACGCTCGGTAGGGACGGCGTCTTCCACGGCATGTACACCCGCTTCGTCCAGGACGACCGCGGAGAGGCGCTGCCGGTCTACTCGCTGTCGCCCGGACTCGACTATCCGGGAGTCGGTCCAGAACACGTGCAGCTCGCGACGACCGGCAGGGCCGTATACGTCGCGATCACCGACGACGAGGCCGTCGCGGCGTTCCGTTACCTGTCGCGTACGGAGGGAATCATCCCGGCGATCGAGTCGGCGCATGCGGTCGCGGGCGCGATGAAGGCCGCACGAACGATGCGGAAGGACCAGGTCGTCGTCGTCAACCTCTCCGGTCGCGGCGACAAGGACGTCGAGCAGATCACGGACTACCTGAAGCGCAAGCCGGACCCGGTCGGATTCGGGGAATGA
- a CDS encoding TIGR02206 family membrane protein: MRDFFSATTGIPFEAFGIYHLIVLAIVAVSVLGLYLARERLRRSPRERIFRIVLGCVGIASEVSLHLWQIMNGIWTFADSAPIAVCFFSLALGVFVMFTKSRPVFEIAYFWAIGGVASILFPDIPYGPDRFRFYEYLIGHLSFFLMFMYMLFVHGYRPTLRSFAKSALILLGITLFVVYPIDLLTGANFLFLLDPAGTPFELLLPLTGEAFYIPGVILTAAIVMGLWGLPALERGKRGGKDRISA, translated from the coding sequence ATGCGCGACTTCTTTTCGGCAACGACGGGAATCCCGTTCGAGGCTTTCGGCATCTATCATCTGATCGTGCTCGCCATCGTCGCCGTTTCGGTCCTTGGTCTCTACCTGGCGCGCGAACGACTGCGTCGATCGCCGCGCGAGCGCATCTTCCGCATCGTCCTCGGCTGCGTCGGGATCGCCTCCGAGGTCTCGCTCCATCTGTGGCAGATCATGAACGGCATCTGGACCTTCGCCGACAGCGCGCCGATCGCGGTCTGTTTCTTCAGCCTCGCCCTCGGCGTCTTCGTGATGTTCACGAAGTCCCGTCCCGTCTTCGAGATCGCGTACTTCTGGGCGATCGGCGGCGTCGCCTCGATCCTGTTCCCGGACATTCCGTACGGACCCGACCGGTTCCGTTTCTACGAATACCTGATCGGACATCTCTCGTTCTTCCTCATGTTCATGTACATGCTGTTCGTGCACGGCTATCGTCCGACGCTCCGTTCATTCGCGAAGAGCGCCCTGATCCTGCTCGGAATCACCCTCTTCGTCGTCTATCCGATCGATCTGCTGACGGGAGCGAACTTCCTCTTCCTGCTCGATCCGGCCGGCACGCCGTTCGAACTCCTGTTGCCGCTCACGGGGGAGGCGTTCTACATACCGGGCGTGATCCTCACGGCGGCGATCGTCATGGGACTCTGGGGGCTGCCGGCGCTCGAGCGCGGGAAACGCGGCGGAAAAGATCGCATTTCCGCTTGA
- a CDS encoding PadR family transcriptional regulator, producing the protein MIDKSLLENMKAELRRGTQTLAVLSQLAADQYGYSLLQRLEEKGVSIEAGTLYPLLRRLESQGLLKSEWDTTESRPRKYYLLSDAGTEMYELLKDEWNAIVKEIGGLLEGAK; encoded by the coding sequence ATGATCGATAAGTCGTTGCTCGAAAACATGAAGGCCGAACTGCGCAGGGGCACCCAGACCCTCGCGGTCCTCTCGCAGCTCGCGGCCGACCAGTACGGATACTCGCTTCTCCAGCGGCTCGAGGAGAAGGGCGTATCGATCGAGGCGGGGACCCTCTATCCCCTGCTCAGAAGGCTCGAATCCCAGGGTCTTCTGAAAAGCGAATGGGATACGACCGAAAGCCGCCCGCGCAAATACTACCTTCTGTCGGATGCGGGAACCGAGATGTACGAACTGTTGAAAGACGAATGGAACGCGATCGTCAAGGAAATTGGCGGTCTTCTCGAAGGAGCGAAATGA
- a CDS encoding glycoside-pentoside-hexuronide (GPH):cation symporter: MATSGKLSLGKKVRFGVGDFGMSIVIASLQFYMLFYYTDVVGIDSAVAGTAMLVGKLTWDMVNDGLFGFIIDKTKTKWGRQRPYLMFGAIPLALSFWLVYSLPEGMSNVAAFFAILGTFVIFDTFQTFVNIAYSTMTASLSTDYDERTGLATVRMGFNVVGYILGAGITTMIAGIVGNVAGVSPRVAWSAVGLVFGLLAAATILIPAFSKDLKPVVDDTPSKFPPLSSLASTFKNKPFRRFMLISGIMSVAFMLVTTMMAYYIKYQIAMESSTSLIMLLMLGTLALCLVPCKMVADRIGKAKTYALGIGIASVALLIAFFLPPVASMIIYAIAVVAGLGFSAQWVCPHSMMPDVIEYDELMTGERREGVYYGVWGMVGKITGALGAAICGWGLKIFGYVDNVAQTETSLLGIRLMFSVMPAILLLVCIPLLIRYPIDRKTHARLVEDLAVQRAARASGK; the protein is encoded by the coding sequence ATGGCAACCAGCGGAAAACTCTCACTCGGCAAGAAGGTCCGTTTCGGCGTCGGCGATTTCGGCATGTCGATCGTCATCGCCTCGCTCCAGTTCTACATGCTCTTTTATTATACGGACGTCGTCGGCATCGACTCCGCCGTCGCCGGCACGGCGATGCTCGTCGGGAAGCTCACCTGGGACATGGTGAACGACGGCCTCTTCGGCTTCATCATCGACAAGACGAAGACGAAGTGGGGTCGTCAGCGTCCCTATCTGATGTTCGGGGCGATTCCGCTCGCCCTCTCCTTCTGGCTCGTCTATTCGTTGCCGGAGGGCATGTCGAACGTCGCCGCCTTCTTCGCGATCCTCGGCACCTTCGTCATCTTCGACACCTTCCAGACGTTCGTGAACATCGCCTATTCGACGATGACCGCATCGCTTTCCACGGACTACGACGAGCGCACCGGCCTCGCTACGGTCCGGATGGGTTTCAACGTCGTCGGCTACATCCTCGGCGCGGGCATCACCACGATGATCGCGGGAATCGTCGGAAACGTCGCCGGCGTGAGTCCCCGCGTCGCCTGGAGCGCCGTCGGCCTCGTGTTCGGACTGCTCGCGGCGGCGACGATCCTCATTCCCGCGTTCTCGAAGGATCTGAAACCCGTCGTCGACGACACGCCGTCGAAGTTCCCGCCTTTGTCTTCGCTCGCATCCACGTTCAAGAACAAGCCGTTCCGACGCTTCATGCTCATCTCCGGCATCATGAGCGTGGCCTTCATGCTCGTGACGACGATGATGGCCTATTACATCAAGTACCAGATCGCGATGGAATCCTCGACGTCCCTGATCATGCTTCTGATGCTCGGGACGCTCGCCCTCTGCCTCGTCCCCTGCAAGATGGTCGCGGACCGGATCGGCAAGGCGAAGACCTATGCCCTCGGCATCGGCATCGCCTCGGTCGCGCTGCTCATCGCCTTCTTCCTGCCCCCGGTCGCCTCGATGATCATCTACGCGATCGCCGTCGTCGCCGGTCTCGGCTTCTCCGCCCAATGGGTCTGTCCGCACTCGATGATGCCCGACGTCATCGAATACGATGAACTGATGACCGGCGAACGCCGCGAAGGCGTCTACTACGGCGTCTGGGGAATGGTCGGCAAGATCACCGGGGCGCTCGGCGCAGCCATCTGTGGTTGGGGTCTCAAGATCTTCGGCTACGTCGACAACGTCGCCCAGACGGAGACGTCCCTGCTCGGCATCCGCCTGATGTTCTCGGTGATGCCGGCGATCCTGCTCCTCGTCTGCATCCCCCTTCTGATCCGCTATCCGATCGACCGCAAGACGCACGCCAGGCTGGTCGAAGACCTCGCCGTCCAGCGCGCCGCCCGCGCCTCGGGAAAGTAG
- a CDS encoding FAD-dependent monooxygenase has protein sequence MERDCDVLVVGGATTGSYVARKLAERGHRVVVVEIQPEDRVGSKYDIFHIAEPDFRRFGLPEPVAGEDLAFRFTGSRALSAFGNHPKEGFGTVVGMHMHGYTLRMNRWAKEAGAEFLYETRFVDFAYADGRIAGARIADAGGERTITANLVADCSGIPSIARGKLPAEAGVETFAIGPKDMFYVILRYVTYLDEKDFVKSSRSWTFYKTWEAPQADPRGAILGVGANFSFEYADRIYHRFEAAIELPRRTLDHVERGTTPYRRPPYSFVADGFVAMGDAACLTKPHAGEGVTSSMVQADIVVDVVDRLLREGGPLTRDRLWPINRRYYAGQGKIYAGMLATLVGAVSTTPKENEFFFRHDVVFSAKSFAAMGEDKPLSFSGAEMVRMALWLLWGILSFRIRVGTVASLLRAMKNGDVITNLYGDYPESADGFDAWKTRAETVWAKTPGMADVVDPAKD, from the coding sequence ATGGAACGGGATTGCGACGTCCTCGTCGTCGGCGGCGCCACCACGGGCAGCTATGTCGCCCGCAAGCTCGCCGAACGGGGACACCGGGTCGTCGTTGTCGAGATCCAGCCCGAGGATCGGGTCGGATCGAAGTACGACATCTTCCACATCGCCGAACCCGACTTCAGACGCTTCGGACTTCCGGAGCCCGTCGCCGGCGAGGATCTGGCGTTCCGCTTCACCGGCAGCCGCGCCCTGTCCGCCTTCGGAAACCATCCGAAGGAAGGTTTCGGCACGGTGGTCGGGATGCATATGCACGGCTACACCCTCAGGATGAACCGCTGGGCGAAGGAAGCCGGGGCGGAATTCCTGTACGAAACCCGCTTCGTCGACTTCGCCTACGCCGACGGCCGGATCGCCGGCGCCCGCATCGCGGATGCCGGCGGCGAACGGACGATCACCGCGAATCTCGTCGCCGACTGTTCCGGGATACCCTCGATCGCCCGCGGGAAGCTGCCGGCGGAAGCGGGCGTCGAGACGTTCGCGATCGGTCCGAAGGACATGTTCTACGTGATCCTCCGCTACGTGACCTACCTCGACGAGAAGGACTTCGTCAAGTCGAGCCGCTCCTGGACCTTCTACAAGACATGGGAGGCGCCCCAGGCCGACCCCCGCGGCGCGATCCTCGGCGTCGGTGCCAACTTCAGCTTCGAGTACGCCGACAGGATCTACCACCGCTTCGAGGCGGCGATCGAACTGCCCCGCCGCACGCTCGACCATGTCGAACGCGGAACGACCCCGTATCGTCGCCCCCCGTACTCGTTCGTCGCCGACGGCTTCGTCGCGATGGGTGACGCCGCCTGCCTCACCAAGCCGCACGCCGGTGAGGGCGTCACCTCGTCGATGGTGCAGGCGGACATCGTCGTCGACGTCGTCGATCGACTTCTGCGCGAGGGCGGTCCGCTGACCAGGGACCGTCTCTGGCCGATCAACAGGCGCTACTACGCCGGTCAGGGGAAAATATATGCGGGGATGCTGGCGACGCTCGTGGGCGCCGTCTCGACCACGCCGAAGGAGAACGAGTTCTTCTTCAGACACGACGTCGTCTTCAGCGCCAAGTCCTTCGCGGCGATGGGAGAGGACAAGCCGCTATCGTTCTCCGGCGCGGAGATGGTCAGGATGGCGCTTTGGTTGCTCTGGGGAATTCTGAGTTTCCGGATCCGCGTCGGAACCGTCGCCTCGCTCCTGCGGGCGATGAAGAACGGCGACGTCATCACGAACCTCTACGGCGATTATCCCGAAAGCGCCGACGGCTTCGACGCCTGGAAGACGCGCGCCGAGACTGTCTGGGCGAAGACGCCCGGGATGGCGGACGTCGTCGATCCCGCAAAGGACTGA
- a CDS encoding Smr/MutS family protein translates to MKTFNLKEGMPSTAVAVLRLRNAIRYAKPEKIVKIIHGYGSHGVGGAIRDAARKELDAMLAEGKIVAYVPGEAVSVPMGFDDEIRRYRILLSGDPDFRQGNDGVTYVMLP, encoded by the coding sequence ATGAAGACGTTCAACCTCAAGGAAGGAATGCCCTCGACCGCCGTGGCGGTCCTGCGGCTAAGGAACGCGATCCGCTACGCGAAACCGGAGAAGATCGTCAAGATCATCCACGGGTACGGCTCCCACGGCGTCGGAGGTGCGATCCGGGACGCGGCTCGCAAGGAGCTGGACGCCATGCTCGCGGAAGGCAAGATCGTGGCATATGTTCCGGGCGAGGCGGTGAGCGTGCCGATGGGGTTCGACGATGAGATCCGGCGTTACCGGATTCTGCTCTCCGGCGATCCCGATTTCCGTCAGGGCAACGACGGGGTCACCTACGTCATGCTTCCGTAA
- a CDS encoding 3'-5' exonuclease, whose product MPYPFYRYGSRPQERKTPSGPTPLPSRFVVLDTETTGIDPVRDRIVEIAILTYANGALADTYGILIHPERMMPPQATAVNGITDDMLIGQPAFHEVAFDIRERIDGVTIVGYNVDFDIRFLTASFERLGLSIDLSRRIDVLALARRALPYGTVENHKLETIKRHFGIARGSHRATDDCLTTYDIMVRCRGAVERD is encoded by the coding sequence ATGCCCTATCCGTTCTATCGCTACGGCTCCAGACCCCAAGAACGCAAGACCCCGTCCGGCCCGACGCCGCTGCCGTCGCGCTTCGTCGTCCTCGACACCGAGACGACCGGCATCGACCCGGTCAGGGACCGCATCGTCGAGATCGCGATCCTGACGTACGCGAACGGCGCCTTGGCCGACACCTACGGGATCCTGATCCATCCCGAGCGGATGATGCCGCCGCAGGCGACGGCGGTGAACGGCATCACCGACGACATGCTGATCGGGCAGCCGGCGTTCCACGAGGTCGCCTTCGACATCAGGGAACGGATCGACGGCGTCACGATCGTCGGCTACAACGTCGATTTCGATATCCGTTTCCTGACGGCGTCGTTCGAGCGTCTCGGACTCTCGATCGACCTGTCGCGACGAATCGACGTCCTGGCGCTCGCGCGTCGCGCGTTGCCTTACGGGACCGTCGAGAATCATAAACTCGAAACGATCAAGCGGCATTTCGGGATCGCGCGCGGTTCGCACCGCGCCACGGACGACTGTCTGACGACCTACGACATCATGGTACGATGCCGCGGCGCCGTCGAACGCGACTGA
- a CDS encoding ADP-ribosylglycohydrolase family protein: MPGWEPIGQILKKELRQLYEEGLDVRVEDASLYLETMPADKLGMVVDLLRRSKRRRDYPYVEPDDPTGLPAETKDVLPRTKRPSSDAFLGAVLGRMAGCVLGKPLETGPYFWESTKERPGWKNVKRWFEGAGQYPIRDYVPASSDASDLHVVCPKSQKEHLAFVETDDDVRYTLLALERLERHGFAFSDRDVGALWHELLGYRDVCTAETQAYLNFAQVSTHLGGDVGPLSEADASYVRMHMNPYREWIGATIRIDGYAYAAAGDPLLAASLAAREARFSHVKNGVYAPMFFAALIASAFVTDDIDACVAQALDVIPATSRLHEALVRTIAIVQAETDTETMVGRVWERLLDYDPAHAVNNACVCLAAILHGGRDYSKAIGTAALFGLDTDCNAATVGSFVGALVGASAIPDHWKEPLHDTIRSGIRGYDPIAITEVARRFEALYRANAR; the protein is encoded by the coding sequence ATGCCCGGTTGGGAACCCATCGGCCAGATCCTGAAGAAGGAACTGCGACAGCTGTACGAAGAAGGTCTCGACGTCCGCGTCGAAGACGCTTCTCTGTATCTAGAAACCATGCCCGCGGACAAGCTCGGGATGGTCGTCGACCTGCTTCGCCGTTCGAAGCGGCGCCGCGACTATCCCTACGTCGAACCCGACGATCCGACCGGTCTGCCGGCGGAGACGAAGGACGTCCTCCCGCGGACGAAAAGGCCCTCATCCGACGCGTTCCTCGGCGCCGTCCTCGGACGGATGGCCGGATGCGTGCTCGGAAAGCCGCTCGAAACAGGTCCGTACTTCTGGGAATCGACGAAGGAACGTCCGGGATGGAAGAACGTGAAGCGCTGGTTCGAAGGCGCCGGACAGTATCCGATCCGCGACTACGTGCCCGCATCCTCCGACGCTTCGGACCTTCACGTCGTCTGTCCGAAGAGCCAGAAGGAACATCTCGCCTTCGTCGAGACCGACGACGACGTCCGCTACACCCTCCTCGCCCTCGAACGGCTCGAACGCCACGGCTTCGCGTTTTCGGATCGCGACGTCGGAGCACTCTGGCACGAACTGCTCGGCTATCGCGACGTCTGCACCGCCGAAACGCAGGCATATCTCAATTTCGCCCAGGTGTCGACCCATCTCGGCGGCGATGTCGGCCCGCTTTCCGAGGCCGACGCCTCCTACGTGCGCATGCACATGAATCCCTATCGCGAATGGATCGGCGCGACGATCCGGATCGACGGCTACGCCTACGCCGCCGCCGGCGATCCCCTCCTCGCCGCTTCGCTCGCGGCCCGTGAGGCGCGTTTCTCCCATGTCAAGAACGGCGTCTACGCACCGATGTTCTTCGCCGCCCTGATCGCTTCGGCGTTCGTCACGGACGACATCGACGCGTGCGTCGCGCAGGCGCTCGACGTGATTCCCGCAACCTCGCGCCTGCATGAGGCGCTCGTGCGCACGATCGCGATCGTGCAGGCGGAAACGGACACCGAGACGATGGTCGGGAGGGTCTGGGAACGGCTGCTCGACTACGATCCCGCCCACGCCGTGAACAACGCCTGCGTCTGCCTCGCCGCCATCCTCCACGGCGGCCGCGACTATTCGAAGGCGATCGGCACCGCCGCCCTCTTCGGCCTCGATACCGATTGCAACGCGGCGACGGTCGGGTCGTTCGTCGGCGCCCTCGTCGGCGCCTCCGCCATCCCCGACCACTGGAAGGAACCGCTTCACGACACGATCCGTTCCGGCATCCGCGGATACGATCCGATCGCGATCACCGAGGTCGCGAGACGTTTCGAGGCCCTGTACCGGGCGAACGCCAGATAG
- a CDS encoding diguanylate cyclase, with translation MRYDFMMAALLVAFATFLILGAVYLLTRREPILGLKLLAAFALMNAVYSIAYAGYLLSDFETHMIGYLKMMYFALPFMMPVWYLISIQQRFDKRMLSTWRTAVLFVVPVLATLAMMLYPDAVTADTSWIRTLFFTGHDVATLAGEGWSGFIGIHFAKGILYYALVAFTILVASLSCINFHAMIRRREGIARRRAQFMFAMALVALPLLVLTTVSRDTVLVDFSAFFTDAIAFSAFLALFKYEMFDLIPAAYYEIYRKSEYPIVILDGSHAVVALNAAAERAFGKRKNGESGRLDLVALHGGDAAARELVAGRDAELSVSVEGKPRHYRASLTLLGRSRKRPTGSFVVYQDVTSHKDEMRRMEQMAAYDDLTKIYNRRYFFRKATEAFDQAVASRANVRLMMFDLDDFKEVNDIYGHQAGDSILAQLAKVVTGLLGPDDIFARYGGEEFVIFRRNVDETEAKELDRRICDAVSTHAFTYQRRMIRVTGSFGVAGSRGTVNKPLERYIKEADDAMYVSKSVGKNAVSYSADLK, from the coding sequence TTGCGATACGATTTCATGATGGCGGCGCTGCTCGTCGCCTTCGCCACGTTTCTGATCCTCGGGGCGGTCTATCTCCTGACGCGGCGGGAACCGATCCTCGGACTGAAGCTGCTCGCGGCGTTTGCGCTCATGAACGCCGTCTATTCGATCGCCTACGCCGGCTATCTGCTTTCTGACTTCGAGACGCACATGATCGGGTATCTGAAGATGATGTACTTCGCGCTTCCGTTCATGATGCCGGTATGGTACCTGATCTCGATCCAGCAGCGTTTCGACAAGCGGATGCTTTCGACGTGGAGGACGGCCGTGCTGTTCGTCGTTCCCGTCCTGGCGACGCTTGCGATGATGCTCTACCCCGACGCCGTGACCGCCGACACCTCGTGGATCCGGACGCTCTTCTTCACCGGTCACGATGTCGCCACGCTTGCCGGCGAGGGCTGGAGCGGATTCATCGGAATCCATTTCGCGAAGGGAATCCTCTATTACGCGCTCGTCGCCTTCACCATCCTGGTGGCGTCGCTCTCCTGCATCAACTTCCACGCGATGATCCGCCGGCGCGAGGGCATCGCGCGGCGGCGGGCGCAGTTCATGTTCGCGATGGCGCTCGTCGCGCTTCCACTTCTGGTGCTCACGACGGTGAGCCGGGATACGGTGCTCGTCGACTTCTCCGCCTTCTTCACCGACGCGATCGCCTTCTCCGCCTTCCTCGCCCTCTTCAAGTACGAGATGTTCGACCTGATTCCGGCCGCCTACTACGAGATCTACCGGAAATCCGAGTATCCGATCGTCATCCTCGACGGATCCCACGCCGTGGTCGCGCTCAACGCGGCCGCGGAACGCGCCTTCGGAAAGCGCAAGAACGGCGAATCCGGCCGCCTCGACCTGGTCGCGCTGCACGGCGGCGACGCCGCGGCGCGGGAACTCGTCGCCGGGAGGGATGCGGAACTGTCGGTATCGGTCGAAGGCAAGCCGCGGCATTACCGCGCGTCGCTCACGCTCCTCGGTCGATCCCGGAAGCGGCCCACGGGATCCTTCGTCGTCTATCAGGACGTCACTTCCCACAAGGACGAGATGCGCCGGATGGAACAGATGGCCGCCTACGACGACCTCACCAAGATCTACAACCGCCGCTATTTCTTCCGGAAGGCGACGGAAGCCTTCGACCAGGCCGTCGCCTCGCGCGCGAACGTGCGGCTGATGATGTTCGACCTCGACGACTTCAAGGAAGTGAACGACATCTACGGTCATCAGGCGGGCGATTCGATCCTCGCGCAGCTCGCCAAGGTGGTCACCGGCCTGCTCGGACCGGACGACATCTTCGCACGGTACGGCGGAGAGGAGTTCGTGATCTTCCGCAGGAACGTCGACGAGACCGAGGCGAAGGAACTCGACCGGCGGATTTGCGACGCCGTCTCCACCCACGCCTTCACCTACCAGCGGCGCATGATCCGGGTGACCGGATCGTTCGGCGTCGCCGGATCGCGCGGGACGGTGAACAAGCCGCTCGAACGCTACATCAAGGAGGCGGACGACGCGATGTACGTCTCCAAGAGCGTCGGCAAGAACGCGGTCAGCTATTCGGCGGACCTCAAATAG